The stretch of DNA GCCCTCAATGACGCCAGAATGCAGCAGTTGATTAACCAGACCTGTGATAAAAGCCGTTTTACCTGCGCCAGCAAGGCCAGTAACAGCAAGACGTAGATGCTTGTCTGTAGTACGAAGCGCTACGGCTTGGGTCTTTTTACCGAACTGTTTAAGAGAACGTTTGATACTTGCCATAGGCAGAAATTGAACCTGTTGAAGGGAGTTCTAGGGCAGTATACGTGTATATGCTGCCCTGGTTCGAACTATAGGTTATTGATTTGATCTTTAAGATCGTAGTTGTCAGATGTTACGTGTCGCTCTAAATTCTGTAATCTAATCTCTAGCGTTCTAAACTGAGTATTTACATCACTTAATGCCATCTTAGCGGGCTCACCGGATTGCCAAACCTTCTTCTTAACTTCAATGTCTTTGTGGTTAAGCTTATTTTTGTCAGTGCCCGGTTTGATGTCTAATATCATCCAAAGTAATACATAGATAATAAATACAATCCCTGTGCCGCCAAGTAAAAATATTGAGGCGGCAACCACTCTGACTAGCCATACTTCAAAATTAAAGTAATCTGCAATCCCTGCACATACACCGGCAATTTTACCTGTTTGAGGAATTCGATATAAAGTTCTGCTTTTGCCTTCACTCATTTCTACTTCCCCCTTTACTTTATGATTAAATTGAAATTATTTGCCTCGCTGGAAAAGTCTGATGATTTATTCATCTCGCCCCCTCCATTGTGGTGCCTCGCTGTCCAAGATGGCCTCAAGCGTCTCAATTCGTTGTGACATCTTGTCAGCCTTGCTTATGAGCTCATTTAATTGACCGAACTCTTCTTCAGTCAATCCTTGGCCAACCTGACGCTTACTTCTGTAGTGCAGTATTAGCCATATTGGCGCAACAATAATTAAGAAAATAATAATTGGTGCGATTAAAATTTCCGGGTTCATAAAACACCTCCAATCCGTTGTTATTTAGCTTTTGCTTTAGTCTTGCTAGCTTTCATTTTAGCTTTAAGCGCTTCGAGCTCATCATTAACAGAGTCTTCTGCTTCAAGTGCTGCAAACTCATCACTCAAGGTATTCTTTTTACCCAAATCGTAAGCTTCAACTTGTGACTCTAACCCTTCAACTCGACGCTCATATTGCTCGAACTTACTCATCGCGTTATCAATTTTGCTTGAATCAAGCTGCTTTTTCACCTCAAGACGAGAAGAGGCAGTTTGCTTACGCATAATGATAGTTTTTTGACGTACTTTTGCATCAGCTAACTTTTCTTGTAGCTGACCAACTTCCTCTTTTAAACGAAGAATATGTTCCTCTACTACAACCAATTCTGCAGCCAAGCTTTCAGCAAGTTCATTCGCTTTTTGCTTTTCAATCAAAGCGGCTTTGGCAAGATCTTCACGATCTTTAGACAATGCCAGTTCAGCTTTACTTTCCCAGTCCTGTACTTGCTGCTGTACTTTAGCGACGCGGCGAATAATCTCTTTCTTTTCTGCAAGTACTTTTGCAGATGTAGAGCGAACCTCGACCAGCGTATCTTCCATCTCTTGGATGATCAGACGTACCATTTTTTCTGGATCTTCAGCCTTATCAAGTAATGCGCTGATGTTAGAATTTATGATGTCTGCAAAGCGTGAAAAAATTCCCATAATATTTACCTCTAATTAACGTTGGTTTCGATAAATACTATCCAGTATTCGTGCCAACTTTACATTTTAGCTATTATACAATGACTTAACCAAAAACTTAACTTTTACTTCCATTTATAAACAGGGCATCATATTATTATTTTCACCAATTATTAGCGTTAAAGACTAAAACTTACTGTGAGCAATCAATTTCAGCAAGACAATCTTATTGGACAATCTAATGCATTGTTAGAGGTCCTTGAACATATTTCGCAGGTAGCCCCTCTCTCTAAGCCTGTACTGATCATTGGTGAGCGTGGCACAGGCAAGGAGTTAATTGCCGAGCGTTTACATTACCTATCAAAGCGTTGGGATCAAAGCTTTGTTAAATTAAATTGCTCCTCATTAAGTGAGAACTTATTAGAGAGTGAACTATTTGGCCATGATGCAGGTGCATTTACCGGGGCTAATAAAAAACACGAAGGTCGATTTGAGCGTGCCAACGGCGGTACACTATTCCTAGATGAACTGGCCAATACCTCAGGCCTTATTCAGGAAAAGCTATTAAGAGTGATTGAATACGGCGAATTTGAACGTGTCGGTGGCAACAAAACCGTTCACACCGATGTTCGCTTAGTGTGTGCTGCCAATGAGGATTTACCCTCTTTAGCTGAAGCTGGGGAGTTTAGACCTGATTTACTAGACCGATTAGCATTTGATGTTATTACACTGCCGCCGTTACGTCATCGCCCAGACGATATCATGACGCTTGCAGAATATTTTGCCGTTGGCATGGCCAGACAACTCAAGTTAGAGCTATTTGAAGGCTTTAGCCCCAGCGCAGTAAAGCAGTTAATGGAGTATCGCTGGCCAGGTAATATTCGAGAACTCAAGAACGTTGTTGAACGCAGCGTTTATCGCAACGCTGAATCAGGGACTGCAATCACTCATATCACTATTGATCCGTTTGCATCACCTTATCGTCCAACAACCCGGGTTAAAACCAAAGAGAGACAACAAATACACGACACGCCAGTGGCGAGTGTTGTCGCTGAGCCAGTTAAAACTGACGCTATCAACTTCCCAATAGATTTTAAAATCCATTGCGAACAGAATGAAGTCAGTCTGCTAACACAAGCGTTAGAAGCTGGACAGTTTAACCAGAAAAAAACCGCTGAACTGCTTGGTTTAAGCTACCATCAACTTCGCGGGATCCTAAAGAAATACAACTTACTGGATAAATAATTGCTGTTAAGCTCTTGGCACTGTTAAAATGCCTCTTAACGTTCAGATCATAAAATGATTGCTTAATGAAACAGCAGCTAAAGCGAATAGGTCTTGTAACCTGTTTATCGGTGATAAACTTGTTACTTGTTGCCTGTGGACCTCAAAAGATCCCCACAGGCTTAGTCTATTGCTCAGAAGGCAATCCTGAAAGCTTTAATCCGCAAACAGTGACATCGGGGACCACCATTGATGCCACCTCACAACAATTGTACGACACGCTCGTTGATTACGACCCAGTAACAAGCTCTATTGTCCCCGCTTTAGCCATATCTTGGCAAGGCAGTGACGATGGCCTGACTTATCGATTTAAACTCCGCAGCGGCGTCCAGTTTCACCACACAGATTATTTCACTCCAACCAGAGACTTTAATGCCGATGATGTTTTATTCTCTTTTAACCGCATTATTGATACCGAAAACCCTTACCATAGTGTTTCAGCAAACGGTTATCCGTTCTTTCAAAGTATTGGGTTAAGTCAAACGATTAAGCAGATTGAAAAAGTCGCTGAAGACGAAATTGTGTTTCATTTAAACGTTAGCGATGCCTCCTTTCTATCCAATCTCGCGACCGGTTTCTCGGTTATTTTGTCCAAAGAGTATGCCGATACCCTGCTCGCGCAACATAATCCGGAGCAATTGGATAGCTCCCCCATTGGTACCGGACCTTTTAAACTGACAAAATATGTCAAGAATGAATATATTCGTTATCACCGAAATGAGCAGTTTTGGCGCAAACTTCCCGAATTTGAACATCTGGTTTTTGACATAACACCAAAAAGTACGGCCAGATTAACCAAGCTGATTACCGGCGACTGTAATGTGTCAGCGCTACCTAAAGCAGGTGAGCTTCCCGTTATCAAGCAGCATGATCACTTAGAGCTCGACACCCAGCTCGGTTTTAACGTCGCTTTTTGGGCATTTAATACCCAAAAAGTCCCCTTTAACGATGTTAGAGTGAGAAAAGCACTCGCTTATGCCGTTGATAAACAAAATATTTTGCGAGCTGTATACCAAGAAACAGCTATTGAAGCTACTGGCATGTTACCACCACAATCTTGGGCTTATCGATACAACCGCAGTCATTATGATTACAACCCACAAAAAGCTAAAGCGTTACTAAAAGAAGCTGGCATCGAAAAACTCAATATTGATGTATGGGCAATGCCCGTTGCACGTATTTATAATCCTAATACATTAAAAACGGCAGAATTGATCCAGGCCGATTTAGCCAATATTGGCGTCAGTGTCAATATCGTGACCTACGACTGGAGTGTATTTAATCAAAAGCTTAATCGCAGGGATTATGATTCTGTGCTAATAGGCTGGAATGCCGATAATAGTGACCCTGATAACTTTTTCTCTCCCATATTAAGCTGTGATGCACAAAGTTCTTCGAGTAATCGAGCTCAATGGTGCAATCCAGAAATGGACGCAATATTGGCCAAAGCAAAAGCGACTACAATTAAGTCAGACCGAAAAAAACTCTATCAGCAAGCAGAAAAACTCTTTAATGAGCAGCTACCGATGTTACCTTTTGCCCATGCAACTAAGCTCACCTTCAAGCAAAAAAACATCAAACAAACCCAGCTCACTCCTTTTGGTGGGATTTCATTCGAGAACACTATGAAAATAGCCCCTGAGGACATGCACTAATGGGTCGTTATTTATTAAGAAGGCTTAACTTATTCCTCGCCACATCACTGGTCCTTATCGGTGTTTTATTCATTGCTACCAGCCATTTCCCCGTTGAACAACAATATGCGTTGACAGGAATAGCGTCTCCAACAGCAGAGCAACTCGCGTTGAGCCGCAGTGAATATAAGCTCGACAGTAATCAATTTCGTCAGTTTTTGGCCTATACAGAGCAAAGAGTTAGCGGCAACCTTGGTGTTTCTATTACATCACAAAAGCCCGTTATCGATGAATTGATTCAAGTCCTTCCTGCATCGTTCGAGCTGGCTATCGTAGCGGGTATATTGGCGATGTGTCTTGGGGTGCCTTTGGGGATTTTAGCGTCTCTGAGCAAGAACAAAATTACGCAGCACACTATTATGGCGATAACGCTTACCGGCTACTCTATCCCGGTATTTTGGCTAGGATTAACGTTATCACTCTGGTTTGGGGTCGAGCTGGGTTGGTTGCCTATTTCAGGCCGGATCAATTTGCTCTATGAGATTGAGCCAGTGACAGGCTTTATGCTGATAGACACCCTTTTATCTCAATCAATATACCGTATATCTGCATTTCTAGATGCGATGCAGCATATTGTGTTACCCGCAATCACACTGGCAGTATTGCCGTTCACGGTCGTGGTTAGAATCACCCGCTCAGCAATGCTCCATATTATGAATGAGCCTTACATACGTGCAGCTGAAGCTCGTGGACTACACACAGGGACCATAGTGTTACGCCACGCCCTGCCGAATGCCTTTATCCCTGTGCTAAAAAATATGGGATTAATGCTGGGAACATTCGCAAGTTACGCCATGATAGTCGAAGTCATCTTCTCCTGGCCGGGTGT from Shewanella sp. Choline-02u-19 encodes:
- the pspC gene encoding envelope stress response membrane protein PspC, producing MSEGKSRTLYRIPQTGKIAGVCAGIADYFNFEVWLVRVVAASIFLLGGTGIVFIIYVLLWMILDIKPGTDKNKLNHKDIEVKKKVWQSGEPAKMALSDVNTQFRTLEIRLQNLERHVTSDNYDLKDQINNL
- the pspB gene encoding envelope stress response membrane protein PspB, which codes for MNPEILIAPIIIFLIIVAPIWLILHYRSKRQVGQGLTEEEFGQLNELISKADKMSQRIETLEAILDSEAPQWRGRDE
- the pspA gene encoding phage shock protein PspA, with the protein product MGIFSRFADIINSNISALLDKAEDPEKMVRLIIQEMEDTLVEVRSTSAKVLAEKKEIIRRVAKVQQQVQDWESKAELALSKDREDLAKAALIEKQKANELAESLAAELVVVEEHILRLKEEVGQLQEKLADAKVRQKTIIMRKQTASSRLEVKKQLDSSKIDNAMSKFEQYERRVEGLESQVEAYDLGKKNTLSDEFAALEAEDSVNDELEALKAKMKASKTKAKAK
- the pspF gene encoding phage shock protein operon transcriptional activator, translated to MSNQFQQDNLIGQSNALLEVLEHISQVAPLSKPVLIIGERGTGKELIAERLHYLSKRWDQSFVKLNCSSLSENLLESELFGHDAGAFTGANKKHEGRFERANGGTLFLDELANTSGLIQEKLLRVIEYGEFERVGGNKTVHTDVRLVCAANEDLPSLAEAGEFRPDLLDRLAFDVITLPPLRHRPDDIMTLAEYFAVGMARQLKLELFEGFSPSAVKQLMEYRWPGNIRELKNVVERSVYRNAESGTAITHITIDPFASPYRPTTRVKTKERQQIHDTPVASVVAEPVKTDAINFPIDFKIHCEQNEVSLLTQALEAGQFNQKKTAELLGLSYHQLRGILKKYNLLDK
- a CDS encoding ABC transporter substrate-binding protein, producing MKQQLKRIGLVTCLSVINLLLVACGPQKIPTGLVYCSEGNPESFNPQTVTSGTTIDATSQQLYDTLVDYDPVTSSIVPALAISWQGSDDGLTYRFKLRSGVQFHHTDYFTPTRDFNADDVLFSFNRIIDTENPYHSVSANGYPFFQSIGLSQTIKQIEKVAEDEIVFHLNVSDASFLSNLATGFSVILSKEYADTLLAQHNPEQLDSSPIGTGPFKLTKYVKNEYIRYHRNEQFWRKLPEFEHLVFDITPKSTARLTKLITGDCNVSALPKAGELPVIKQHDHLELDTQLGFNVAFWAFNTQKVPFNDVRVRKALAYAVDKQNILRAVYQETAIEATGMLPPQSWAYRYNRSHYDYNPQKAKALLKEAGIEKLNIDVWAMPVARIYNPNTLKTAELIQADLANIGVSVNIVTYDWSVFNQKLNRRDYDSVLIGWNADNSDPDNFFSPILSCDAQSSSSNRAQWCNPEMDAILAKAKATTIKSDRKKLYQQAEKLFNEQLPMLPFAHATKLTFKQKNIKQTQLTPFGGISFENTMKIAPEDMH
- a CDS encoding ABC transporter permease: MGRYLLRRLNLFLATSLVLIGVLFIATSHFPVEQQYALTGIASPTAEQLALSRSEYKLDSNQFRQFLAYTEQRVSGNLGVSITSQKPVIDELIQVLPASFELAIVAGILAMCLGVPLGILASLSKNKITQHTIMAITLTGYSIPVFWLGLTLSLWFGVELGWLPISGRINLLYEIEPVTGFMLIDTLLSQSIYRISAFLDAMQHIVLPAITLAVLPFTVVVRITRSAMLHIMNEPYIRAAEARGLHTGTIVLRHALPNAFIPVLKNMGLMLGTFASYAMIVEVIFSWPGVGSWLVSGIYQRDYTVIQGGVLSVALIIIFFSIFIEVLHNAFNPISRKEIYAAN